The nucleotide sequence GTAGAGTCAAAAGCAACAATGAGAATTATTAGTCTGAGAAAAGCAAACATTCGCGAGATCGATAAATATGAAGAAGAAAATTATTAGGCCTAGCGCTAAAGAAGATATTGCAATTACAAGAGCAGCCCTATCCGACCCAGACTCACCTCCGCTCACCGACAAAGAGTGGAATGAAATTAAACATAGAGCTATTCGGGGGCGAGGTAGACCTCTTGGTAGCGGCACCAAAGAGCAGATCACTCTGAGGATTGATAAGGACACTTTAGATTTCTACAAATCTAAAGGTGAAGGCTGGCAAACCTTCATTAATCAAATATTAGGTGAAGTAAAGAGGGAATCTAAAACCATCTCTACTATTGAGAAAAGACTTAATAAAGGCGTTTTAATGGCTAGCAAGTTAAAGGCGGCTGCCTAGACATCTGAGTACATCAAGAAATCTCTTTGATCTCACCCGATGAGGAAATCAAATAAGCCTTATTAGGCTTGTCTTTGCGGATTCGGGTTAATTCATTACGGTAGTTCTGTAACTGTTCGCGATATTGTTCGTACTTTTCACCACCCATCTCTGGAATGGTCAGCTTGTAATCCAAGATGGCGATGTGGTCATCAAATTCCACCAATCTATCCATGCGGTAGCTCTTGC is from Polynucleobacter sp. MWH-UH23A and encodes:
- a CDS encoding BrnA antitoxin family protein encodes the protein MKKKIIRPSAKEDIAITRAALSDPDSPPLTDKEWNEIKHRAIRGRGRPLGSGTKEQITLRIDKDTLDFYKSKGEGWQTFINQILGEVKRESKTISTIEKRLNKGVLMASKLKAAA